Within the Gordonia westfalica genome, the region GTTGCCCTCGCACGAGTCGGCGCCGAATCGCGGTGTGATGCCGACGATCTCGGTACCGGGCGAGGCCACCGAGCGTGCCGAGGCCGCGATGGCCTCGGTCATCGACTCGGTCGTGTTGACGTTGGCGACGAGGATGCGCATCGGATCTACCTCCTGGGATCAGCGGCTGGGATCAGTGGGTGCTGGCGACGGAGATCGGCTCGCCCGACACCTCGGCGAACGGTCCGCGACGGTCGGCGACCGCCAGGTACACGATCGCACCCAGGCCGGCACCGATGAACCAGGAGAACTCGGCGACCACGTCGAACGCCGGGACGAAGGCCATCACCAGCGCGAAGGCGGCCGTCGGGACGAGGGCGGCGATCGCGCGCAGGTTCACTCCGTCACGGTAGTGATACGCGGCGTCCGGCGCTTCGCTGAACAGCGCGGGCACGTCGATCCGCGAGCGGCGGACGAGCCAGTAGTCGGCCATGACGATGCCGAACAGCGGCCCGAGCAGCGCACCGAGCCCGCCCAGGAAGTAGTTGATCACCGCGGGCGAGTTGTACAGGTTCCACGGCAGGATGATCAGTCCGATGATCGCGGTCACGAGCGCTGCGCGCCGGAAGTTCAGGTGGCGCGGGAACAGGTTGGACAGCGCGTAGATCGGCGCGACGAAGTTGGCCATCAGGTTCACCGCGACGGTGAGGATCAGCAGCGCCAGACACGCGAGCACCAGCAGGAAGGTGTTGGGGACGGTCTGGACGATGTCCGACGGCGACTCGATGACCCGGCCGTCGATCCGGAACTGCGCGCCGGCCAGGACCACCACGATGCCGCCGAACAGGAGCATGTTGAGCGGGATACCCCAGAAGTTGCCGCGCACGATCGCCTTTCGCGATTCCGCGTTGCGCGTGAAGTCGCAGAAGTTCAGGACGAAGGTGCCGTAGATGGCGACCCACAGGCTGGCGCCGCCGATGATCTGCAGCCACATGTCCATGCCGGTCAGCGAATCGGGCGTCGACCACGCGATGGTCCAGTCCGCGTTGCTGAGCATCCAGATGGCCAGCGCGACCATCGTGACGAGGATGACCGGACCGGCGAAGGCCTCGTAGCGCCGGATCATCTCCATGCCGTAGCTGACGATGATCACCTGGATCACCCACAGCGAAACGAAGGAGATCCAGCCCAGGGTCGAGAGCCCGAGGAACCGGTTGGTGTCCAGATCGGCCGCGCCCGGGAACAGGGCGACCAGCATGATCCGGAGAACGACGGACGCGAGGTAGGTCTGGATGCCGAACCACGCGATCGCCACACCGCCACGGATGAGGGCGGGGATCTGCGCGCCGCGGATACCGAACGAGATGCGGCTCATGACCGGGAACGGCACACCCGTCTTCTCGCCCATGAAACCGGAGAGGTTGAGCAACAGGAACAGGAAGACACCGCCGAGCACCAGCGCCGTCAGGATCTGCCAGCCGCCCAGTCCGAGCGCGAAGAGACCGATGGCGAAGGCGTAGTTGCCCAGGCTGTGAACGTCGTTGGCCCAGAGCGTGAAGATGTTGTAGCTGCTCCAGCGGCGGCCGGCGCGACTCGTGGGTGCGAGGTCGTCGTTGTACAGCTTGGGGCTCAGCCCGGCCGGGACGGTTCCGGTCACACCGGTCGTGTCCGTGGCGTCGAGGACGCCGGTCGGAGACGTCGTCGGCGTTGCCTCGTCGCGCTGGATCGTGGGCGGTTCAGTGCTCATCTGTTGCACTTTCGGTCGGACGGTCAGCGTTGACCGCGCTCCTACACTCGGGGAAGTTCCGTGATGTGGAATCACGCTTCCGCGTTTGTGAAGGTTAGCGTCATCGTCCTGGGCGCTGTCAATAGCACTGCTAAGCGCTACTCGCGAGTCGCGTTCCAAAATGGCATGACAAGATTCCACGATGAGAAACGGCTCGGTTAGTCTCTGGACCGAACCCCAGGACACGGCAACCAGCAAGGAGTTCCGCCCCATGACCTCAGAACACGGCGCCCCGGCCCCTCTCTCCGACGCCGCCGAGCACGCGACCGATGCGCCGTTCGACCTGGTCGTACGGGGTGAACAGACGCTGACGACAGC harbors:
- a CDS encoding NCS1 family nucleobase:cation symporter-1; this encodes MSTEPPTIQRDEATPTTSPTGVLDATDTTGVTGTVPAGLSPKLYNDDLAPTSRAGRRWSSYNIFTLWANDVHSLGNYAFAIGLFALGLGGWQILTALVLGGVFLFLLLNLSGFMGEKTGVPFPVMSRISFGIRGAQIPALIRGGVAIAWFGIQTYLASVVLRIMLVALFPGAADLDTNRFLGLSTLGWISFVSLWVIQVIIVSYGMEMIRRYEAFAGPVILVTMVALAIWMLSNADWTIAWSTPDSLTGMDMWLQIIGGASLWVAIYGTFVLNFCDFTRNAESRKAIVRGNFWGIPLNMLLFGGIVVVLAGAQFRIDGRVIESPSDIVQTVPNTFLLVLACLALLILTVAVNLMANFVAPIYALSNLFPRHLNFRRAALVTAIIGLIILPWNLYNSPAVINYFLGGLGALLGPLFGIVMADYWLVRRSRIDVPALFSEAPDAAYHYRDGVNLRAIAALVPTAAFALVMAFVPAFDVVAEFSWFIGAGLGAIVYLAVADRRGPFAEVSGEPISVASTH